In the bacterium genome, one interval contains:
- a CDS encoding ABC transporter ATP-binding protein gives MLELQDVSTFYGRIEVLKKVSLYLEEGEIVTIIGANGAGKTTLLKTISGILHPKTGRIFLQKEGIERYSPDRIVKLGISHCPEGRRIFHTLSVLENLRLGAFTRKLIKDELEEIFHLFPILKERMKQKGGTLSGGEQQMLAIARALMSKPKVLLLDEPSLGLAPKMVEKIFETIQQINKEGVSILLVEQNANLALQIAKKGYVLETGKVVLCDNCSNLIKNEEVKSAYLGG, from the coding sequence ATACTTGAATTGCAAGATGTTTCTACCTTTTACGGTAGGATTGAGGTATTAAAAAAGGTAAGTTTGTATCTTGAAGAGGGTGAGATTGTAACCATAATTGGGGCAAATGGTGCTGGAAAAACTACCCTTTTAAAAACTATATCCGGTATCCTACACCCAAAAACAGGAAGAATCTTTCTTCAAAAAGAAGGTATTGAAAGATACTCACCTGATAGAATAGTAAAGTTAGGAATTTCACATTGCCCTGAGGGAAGAAGAATTTTTCATACTCTTTCTGTCCTTGAAAATTTAAGATTAGGTGCATTTACAAGAAAATTGATAAAGGATGAATTAGAGGAAATCTTCCATCTCTTCCCCATATTAAAAGAAAGAATGAAACAAAAAGGGGGAACATTATCAGGTGGAGAACAACAGATGTTAGCTATTGCCCGTGCACTAATGTCAAAACCAAAGGTATTACTCCTTGATGAACCGTCACTTGGACTGGCACCAAAAATGGTAGAAAAGATATTTGAGACAATACAACAAATAAATAAAGAGGGTGTCAGTATATTATTAGTTGAACAAAACGCAAACCTTGCCTTACAGATAGCAAAAAAGGGATATGTTTTAGAGACGGGTAAGGTTGTGCTTTGTGATAATTGTTCTAATCTTATAAAAAATGAAGAAGTCAAATCTGCATATTTAGGAGGATAA
- a CDS encoding ABC transporter ATP-binding protein: protein MMFLEVENISKNFEGIQALSEISFQLSKREILALIGPNGAGKTTFFNILSGIYLPTQGIIKFKDSNIIGLKPYQITRFGIARTFQNLRLFPQMTVIENILSGFFHQTNYGILDVIFKTKRFRQEEEKDIRYAYSIAEFIRLENKENELTRNLPYGEQKRLEIARALATKPSLLLLDEPTAGMNPKETEDMIELIKKIREDGVTIILIEHDMKVVMNISDRIIVLDYGEKIAEGKPEEIRMNEKVIEAYLGRK, encoded by the coding sequence ATTATGTTTTTGGAAGTAGAAAATATATCAAAAAATTTCGAAGGGATTCAGGCTCTATCTGAAATCTCTTTTCAATTATCCAAAAGGGAGATATTAGCCTTGATTGGGCCAAATGGTGCTGGCAAAACTACCTTTTTTAATATCCTTTCAGGGATTTATCTACCTACTCAAGGAATAATTAAGTTTAAAGATTCAAATATTATCGGTTTAAAACCATATCAGATTACAAGATTTGGGATTGCTCGAACATTCCAAAATCTGCGTCTTTTCCCACAAATGACGGTTATAGAAAATATCTTATCAGGATTCTTTCATCAGACTAATTATGGAATATTAGATGTTATATTCAAAACAAAAAGATTTAGACAGGAAGAAGAAAAGGATATCCGATATGCCTATTCTATAGCTGAGTTTATTCGCCTGGAAAATAAAGAAAATGAACTAACCAGAAATTTACCTTATGGTGAACAGAAAAGGTTAGAAATTGCCAGAGCCCTGGCAACAAAACCATCATTATTACTCCTTGATGAGCCAACTGCAGGCATGAATCCTAAAGAAACAGAAGATATGATAGAATTGATAAAGAAGATTAGAGAAGATGGAGTGACAATTATATTGATAGAACATGATATGAAGGTGGTTATGAATATCTCGGATAGAATAATTGTTCTGGACTATGGAGAAAAAATTGCCGAAGGGAAACCAGAAGAGATAAGAATGAATGAGAAGGTAATTGAGGCATATCTGGGAAGGAAGTAG
- a CDS encoding branched-chain amino acid ABC transporter permease, with the protein MLNKRKMLEIALILIIIIIAYFLHIEQEFYSLHILSLMGIYVLLVLGLNMVIGNTGLLDLGFIAFYAIGAYSAALLSIKGLSFWIILPISILITGFFRFLLGKPLMRLRGDYLAIVTLGFGEITRLVLNNWDYLTNGPKGLPGVGERIQPIKLFTFTFTQELHYFYLILFFTVGSIFAIRRVERSKIGRAFVAIREDETAAEVSGINTSDIKLFSFVTSSIFAAIAGVIYVHWIGFVSPESFTFWESVFLVCMVVLGGMGNLLGIIFGVVLLVGTPEFLRVTLGGEFVLYRMLIFGLLMVILVIFRPQGIIPEKRRTLELVSEK; encoded by the coding sequence ATGCTAAATAAAAGAAAGATGTTAGAAATTGCCCTTATCTTGATTATTATCATAATTGCCTATTTCCTTCACATAGAACAGGAATTTTATTCCCTGCATATTCTGTCACTGATGGGAATTTATGTTCTTTTAGTATTAGGGCTGAATATGGTCATTGGCAATACAGGGCTATTGGATTTAGGGTTTATAGCATTTTATGCCATAGGTGCTTATTCTGCGGCTTTACTTTCAATCAAAGGACTTTCTTTCTGGATTATCCTTCCAATCTCAATTTTAATTACAGGCTTCTTCCGTTTTCTTTTAGGAAAACCACTTATGCGGTTAAGAGGTGATTATTTAGCGATTGTTACATTAGGATTTGGTGAAATTACCCGACTTGTTTTAAATAATTGGGATTACCTGACTAATGGACCTAAAGGACTACCAGGGGTAGGAGAAAGGATACAACCAATAAAATTATTTACCTTTACTTTTACGCAAGAACTACATTATTTTTATTTAATCCTGTTTTTTACCGTAGGCTCTATTTTTGCCATAAGAAGAGTAGAACGCTCAAAAATAGGCAGGGCATTTGTGGCAATAAGAGAAGATGAAACTGCCGCAGAAGTAAGTGGAATAAATACATCTGATATAAAATTATTTTCCTTTGTTACAAGTTCAATATTTGCGGCTATTGCGGGAGTAATCTATGTTCATTGGATTGGATTTGTAAGCCCTGAGTCTTTTACCTTCTGGGAATCAGTATTTTTGGTTTGTATGGTCGTATTAGGTGGGATGGGAAATCTTCTGGGAATAATCTTTGGTGTGGTTTTATTGGTAGGGACACCTGAATTCCTGAGGGTAACATTAGGTGGAGAATTTGTGCTTTACCGAATGTTAATCTTTGGACTTTTGATGGTCATATTAGTCATATTTAGACCACAAGGAATTATTCCTGAAAAAAGAAGGACATTGGAATTAGTAAGTGAAAAATAG